CGTTTCGGTTCGGACGACGTCTTCATCTGGCGGACGCGTTCTTCCATAATCTTGCCGGGCTGGAACGTCACGACGTTCTTCGCCTCGACCTCGACCGGCTCGTTCGTCCGGGGGTTTCTCGCCCGACGCGGCTTCCGGCGCTTCACCTCAAACACGCCGAAGTTCCGCAATTCGATGCGGCCTTCGGTCACCAGGGTTTCGACAATCGCGTCGAAGGTCCACTGCACGATTTCTTTTGTCTGGAGCTGGGTCAAATTGGCCCGCTCGGCAATCTGCTTGACGATTTCTTTTTTGGTCACGTGAGCCATCCCCCCGACGGTACCGTGCCCCTGATTCTCCACCACATGCGTTTCAAGTCTAAGATTTGCAACGGGTAATGTCAAGCACTTTGATCGTAACTCTTGGGATGTTCGGGAACGAATCGTTCGTCTGCGGGAGCGGTCTGTTTTGGCCCCGATTTTGGCCGCCACCTCGATCGTAACGTCGTTGGTGGTTTGATTATCGACAAGGCCTCCCCGCATCTTTTTTGTAAGCCCTCCAGGCTAGAAAACCGACCAGCATTCTACGGCCATTGGGCGTTGCGGCGGCGGGCGTGAATTTTCGCACCGCCTGTAAGTGCTTTATGTTGCTGTGCTTTCGTAATGTGCTTTGGTGATCATTGTATCTTCAGAAGGCAGCTTTGTTGATACGGCGGACCGAACTGGTGGGATCGAATTGAAGATCAGCGCATGGCTTGGCGCAAAGCGGCCAAACACAGCGCGAGGGCCGTGGCCACGCCAAGAAGCCACTCGGGGTTTCGCCCAAACCACACGGCGATTCGTGGGCTCAGATCGCTGGGCTTGGCTTGCTGGGCCGCAGCTGCCACGCCGTATCGTAACGCCACGCGATCCGCCTCGATCATCGCCCGCGCGGTGGCCCACTCTTCTGCCAAAGTCAGGCGCTGCGACGGCGTCAGCGAGCGAAAGACCGCAAGAGCCAGTGGTTGCCGCACGACGGCGGCCACGCGCGGGGCGACGTCGGACGCAAGTTCCGGCGGCAGCTCCCGATTACGCCAGGCAGTCCGCAGCCTGGTGGTCCCTTCCAAAAACTCGAACACATGACCGGCCGTCAGTAGAGCTTCGGATGGGTACGCGAAGAATGGGCGGAGGAGATCCCAGGCGCGAAGAAGTTCACGCAACGCGGCTAGCTCGCGGTACGCGGCCCGCCGGTCCTGCTCGGTCGGCCGGACGTCGCGCACCGGCAACAACGGCGGTTCGGGGACTTCGACAAAGACCTGCGCCTCGGGAGCTGGCACCGGCTTCTGTCGACGAGGGGGCTTTCGCGGTTTGGGCGGTCGTGGTTTGGGCGCGGGTTCCGCCGCGACGGCTTCCGCTTCCAGAATGGGCTCGGTGGCGGGCGGCGGCGGCGGTGCGTTCGCCGCGGGTGACGGTATTTCGCTCGGGTCAATAATCACGGCCCCGAGATCGACTGCCGGGGCGGGCGGCGGTACGCGCGTATGGCCCGATTGTTGGGTAAGTGACGGTAACGACGACCCGGGGCCGGTCACGAAGGTTACGGGTGGCGCCGCGCGCGGGATCCGCTGCTTTGTCACCGGGGTGGTGGGTGTGGTGCCGGTGCCGGGATCGGAAGGGGGAACGGGAGTGTAGGGAGCTTTCGGCTCGCGGGCCCGGTCTGCCGGGACGACGGGCCGTGCGAGATCGAGCCGGGTCGCTGGGATCGCGTCCTCGTCAACGGCGGGCGGCTGCGGGCTCGGGCCGATCGTTGTGATCGCGATCAGCGCTTGCGCGAGCCGGTTCATGCCCTCGGTCACCAGGTCCGGGTGAACGAGTTGGTGCGGCCGGAGACGGGCCATGAGGTCGAGCGCCCGCCGCTCGGCATCGGCCGGGTTGATGATGTCGGTGAAGCCGAAGAGAGTCCGGTCGTCCGGGGGCCACGGACCGGGCGGCAGGCCGAGCCAGGTTCGGAGCAGGTGTGTGTCCATAACCGTTGGCGGGGCGTCTCGCGGGAATCAACAACTCGCCCGAACTCGCTTGCGGAGTCCGGTGCCACAACAAGGTTTTTGTATCGGCCGACCGGGGACCGGTACACCCGCGGTAGGACCTGATCATGTTCCCTTCATTGTTCGCCCTATTGCCCCAAGGACGCCACGAGTATGACAACCAGCGTCACGGCCAGCGCGATACCGAGGACCAGTAACGCGATCTTGACCCAACTCCACGGGCGGTACCCGGAAACCCGCCCGGTCCGGCCGTTGACCAGGATTTGAAAGGTGCGCTCTTCGTAGCGGTAGACCGCCACCCACATCGGCAGCAGCAGCGGCTTGAACGTGACGGCCGTGTGCCGCGTTTGCACGGACGTGACGCGCTGGTGGTCGCCGCCGATGTCCCGGCGCACCAGGCCGTCGATGGCTTTCGCCATGAGATCCTTGGCCTGGTTAAACCCGTTCTTCAGCCCGATCGCGTACCGCTCTGTTTTGAAGCCACTCAGGTAGTCGGGTTTGAACGGCTCCAGTTTCGGCAAATCCCAGTCGCCGAGGCCCGCGATCAGGTCGGCCGGGACGCTCTTCGACCCGCATACGAGAACGTCGTCGAAAAAGTGCTGGACTTCGCCCGAAACCGAAGACCAGCTCGTTCGCACGACCGTCCGGCTCCGTTGCTCGGTGCGGCCGTCGGGGAGGGTTTCGGTGTAGTATTCGGTGTCCGTGTAGTCGTCGCCGCGCTCGCCCTCGTAAAAGCTGTAGGTCATCGAGTCGTAGGTCCAGTACGGCAGGTAGACACCGGTGAGCTGGCCGAGGTTGGCAACCCGCTTCAAAGCGGACGGCGCGAACCATAGCCTGTTGAGCCACTGGTCGAAGGCGTCCCGGGCTTTGCGGAGGTCGAGGCGGAACGGCAGGACCGACTCCGGCGGGATCATCGCGCGGGCGACTTCAGGCTTGGTCTCCAGGTGCGTGGCGCAGAACGGGCAGCGGTCGGTCGCGATCTTGTCTTCGAGCAGCACGACCGCGCCACACCCGGGGCACTTCGTCTCGGTCGACCGGCCCTCGATCACCGACCCCTTGGCTTCTTCCCGCGACAAGTAGTCTTCAAAGTCGCGCTCGACGATCTCGGCCGCGTCGCCCCGCTCGATCTTCTGGGTGTACCCGCAGTACGGGCACGCCATGCCTCGCGAGTTCGGATCGAAATCGAGTCGCGCCCCGCATTGCGGGCAGGGGAATTTCCGCCCGGCCGGGGGCGCGTTCGTGACGGTCGGCTCCTTCACCACCGGTTTCGCGACGGGGAGTGGACGGTGTTGGTCGTTGGGCATGGCGAAAGTTTGTGTCAGGAGGCACGGGCAATTTACTGAAGAGATTGTGATCGAAGAACCGAGACGAGGAAAGCACGGGCAAGTGTCTTTCAACAGGAAAGCCCCGCCGCCACGACTCGGGATGATCAATAGTTCTGACATAGTGTTCGCCACAAGCTACTTCGCATTTCCTCGTTTCACTTCATCCACAGTTTGCGATCGAGCGTGCGATACCCGATCGCCTCGGCGACGTGGTTGGGGGCGATCACCTCGCTTGAGTCCAAGTCGGCGATGGTGCGGGCGACGCGGAGGATGCGGTCGTGGGCCCGGGCGGACAGGCCGAGGTCTTCCATCGCGGCCTTGAGCAACCCTTGGCCTTCCTGGCTCAAGGGGCAGAACTTGCGGATCTGTCGGCTGTTCATCCGCCCGTTGACAACGAGCCCGCGGTCCCCGAACCGGGCCGCCTGGATCTTTCGGGACGCGAGCACCTGATCCCGCATGACCGCGCTGGAGGTGCCGTCCTTGCCGCCGGACAATTCCTCGAATGGAACAGCTGGGACTTCGAGGTGCATATCGATCCGATCGAGCAGCGGTCCACTCAGACGGCTGTGGTACTTCTCGATCTGCATGGGGGCGCATTTGCACTCCCTTTTGGCGTCGCCCAAATAGCCGCAAGGACACGGATTCATCGACGCGACGAGGACGAACTGGGCCGGGAATGTGACCGAATGCAGGGCTCGCGAGATGGTGACGTTGCCTTCTTCCAAGGGCTGCCGGAGAACTTCCAGGCTCTTGCGATTGAACTCGGGCAACTCATCGAGAAACAACACGCCGTGGTGCGCCAGGGAGATTTCGCCCGGGGCCGGTACGGAACCACCGCCCACCATTCCGGCATCGCTGATTGTGTGGTGAGGGGAGCGAAAGGGCCGCGTCGAGAGGAGCGATTCGCCCGGCTTCAGGTGGCCGAGCGCGCTGTAAATGCGGGTCGTTTCCAGGCTCTCTTCCGGCGCGAGTGGCGGTAAAATCGTCGATAGTCGGCGGGCGAGCATGGTCTTGCCCGAGCCCGGAGATCCAATCATCAGAACATTGTGCGATCCACTTGCTGCGACCACGAGAGCCCGCTTGGCGTACTCCTGTCCGCGGACGTCCGAGAAGTCGACGTCGTACTTATTGAGCTGTCCGGCCAGATCGTCGAGGGTGACGGCGATCGGGTCGAGGTCGACCTGGCCGGACAGGAGCCCCACCGCCTCGCTCAGGGAGGTCACGCCGTACACGCTCAGCTCACTGACGACGGCCGCCTCGCGGGCGTTGGCGGCAGGGACGATCATTCGCTTGAGCCCGTGGTCGCGGGCTGCCATGGCCACTGACAGACACCCCTTGACCGGGCGGACGCTGCCGTCCAGGGCGAGTTCACCGACGATCGCGCAATCGTTGGCCTGCTCGGGCAGGATCTGACGGGTGGCGACGAGCATGCCCATCGCGATCGGTAGGTCGAACGCCCCGGCGTCCTTCTTCAAATCGGCGGGGGCGAGGTTGACGATGGTCCGCCCCTTCGGGCGCTCGTACCCGAGGTTGGCTAACGCCCGTTCGATCCGGTGGACGCTCTCGCGGACGGCCAATTCGGGCAGCCCGACGAGGATGGTCTTGGCCATGCCGGGGGCGGTGTCGACCTCGACATCGACGGGTTTGGCGTCGATGCCGAGCAGTCCGAACGTCTTGAGCTTGGCCAGCATGTCGGGGTTCGCGCGAGGGTGGATACGGAAGTACACCACCGTTGTACCGGAACGCTTGCGGCACCGCACGCGGGAAAGTGGGGAAAGATCGGAAATGGGCGATCTGAAAAGTACGGCCGAGGATGTGGGGTATGGTCAGGGAAGGGTGGGCGTGGCACTCCAAACAGTACAGTAAGAGCCTGTCCGGGAAGACTATTTTGATGCAACTCTATATTTAAACGGGGGATAACGCTCTTGTGGGTCCATGCGATTGAGGATCAGCTGGATTGGCCGCACACGGATCATGGATTCGCTGGAACTATTCAGTCGCTCATAATTACGACTCAACCGCCGGGCCCGCCCGAGCCACCCGAACGTCCGCTCGACGACCCACCGCTTGGGTAACAGGGTGAACCCCTTCACCCCGTCCGGTCGGCGGACGATGACGAGTTCCCATCCGAGTTCCGGGTGGCCGTCCTTCCACCCGTTCAGGGTATGGTTGTGATACTTCCCGTCGGCCCACACGACCTTCAACCGCGGGTACGCCTCCCGGTCCAACGATTCGAGTACGGTCGGGGCCGCGGCCGCGTCGTCGACGTGCCCGGCGGTCACCGCCACGACCATCAACAGGCCCAGCGTATCGACCACGATCGACCGCTTCCGGCCCTGGATTTTCTTGCCCGCGTCGTACCCGTTCCCGCCCGCGTGTTCGGTCCCCTTGACCGACTGGCTGTCGATGCTCGCGGCGCTCGGGGTCCGCTCGTGGCTCGGGCGTGGACTTCCCGATACCCCTCCCGGAGGACATCCAGGAGTTCTTGCCAGGTACCGTCGTCCCGCCACTGGGAGAAGTACTCGTACACCGTACTCTTGGCCGGGAAGTCGTGCGGGAGCATCGACCACTGACACCCCGACCGGTTCACGTACAAGATCGCGTTCAGCACCTCCCGGAGGTCCACCGACCGGGGGCGTCCTCCGGGTCGGGCGGCGGGCAGGACGACCTGGATGATCTCCCATTGGAGGTCGGTCAAATCGGTCGGATACGGTTTGCGAACGGTCACGTCCATGACTTCGCTCCTCGAGTATGAAGGAGCGACTAACTTAAAAGAGACGCACAACTTACAGCAAGGTCACTTTTCGGACAGCCTCTAAGTCGAAGGAACTGGCGGATGCCGAGAAAGAGGCTCGCACGCTCGCTCAGGGAGGTCACGCCAACTCGTTTACGTCCGACATCTCGGGACGTTACGGGTTGCTTATTCTCGGACTCGCCTGAAGTGACACAAGTCGGCCTTGAGCAACCAGGCCTGGATAGCGGAGGATAGATCCTTCACCGATCCGTCTGCGGGAGGGCAAGGATGCGTCCCCAATATTCGTTTCCCGAACCCGTGGTCCAAGCGATCGCGGACGCGCGCTATCGGCACCCGGACCCGCGTGTCCAAGAGCGGATGGAGATTCTCTGGCTCAAGACCCGGAACGTGACGCACAGTCGGATCGCGGAGTTGGCCAACGTGTCGCGCTCCACGGTGCAGCGGACCCTGCGGATCTATGCGGCGAAGGGTCTGGATGGGGTCCGATCGTTCGGCTGGAAGGGCCAACCCAGTGCGCTGACACCGCATCACGGGACGATCGAAGACGCGTTTCGCCGGCACCCGCCGCACACGGCCCACGAGGCGGCGCGGCGGATCGAGGACCTGACGGGCGTCCGACGCAAGGCGTCGCGGGTGCGCCAGTTCTTGAAAGAGGATCTGGGGATGAAATGCCTGAAGGTGGCACCCATCCCGGTGCCGCCCAAGAAAACGGTCGACGAACACGCCCGCACGCAGGCGGATTTTTTAAAAGACGGAACTGGAACCGAAGTTGGCGGAAGCCCGCGACGGTAAGCGGACGGTGTACTTCGTGGACGCGTCGCACTTCGTCTTGGCGTCGTTCCTGGGGTGGGTGTGGTGCTTCGTCCGGTTACATGTCCGGGCCGCGTCGGGACGGCAGAGGTACAACGTGCTGGGTGCGCTGAACGCGGTCACGCACGAGCTGGTGACAGAAATCAACACGACGTACATCACGGCCACCTCGGTGTGTGCGTTGCTCCGCAAGATCGCGGCCCTCGGTGGGTCATTGCCGATCACGCTGGTACTCGACAACGCCCGCTACCAGCGGTGCGCGCTGGTGGAGCACACGGCCAAGGCACTCGGGATCGAGTTGTTGTTCCTGCCGTCGTATTCGCCGAACCTGAACTTGATCGAGCGACTCTGGAAGTTCGTGAAGAAGGAGGCGTTGAACAGCCGCCACCATCAGGACTTCAAGAAGTTCCAGGAGGCCATCGACCATTGCTTGGCGGATCTGCCGACGAAACACCGAGAGAAACTGGCGACCCTGATGACCCACAAATTCCAGACGTGGGACAATGTGTCACTCCTGGACGCGTAAAGTATAAATTAACGGATAGCGTCTCGATTCAGGAAATCGAAGAAACTGTCGACGATGTTCTTTGGCTTCGATTCTCGGGACCGCATCTTTCGGTCGATCCGCGCCCGCGACCGCGCAGAAACTCGTCCTGGCCCGCGTATGCACGTCGATGCCTGACGACGAAACGCGATCCACTGAGCGGACCTTTTTCCGTGTATGGATATCTTGGTCCGCCCATCGTCAATAAACGTGCTGCAAGGCGCGAAAAGCGCAGAAATTCCCCTCGGGCCAGGTTTTGTGGCTTTGGCGGTCACCTTCGAGTCGCAACGGGGGTCGGACTCTGCTCCCTACCATCGGTGTGCAGGTTAGTCTGAGGTCGAAGGAGAGGCCCGGTCTGCTCAGGGGAGCGGCTTGTTAAAAACCGACACCCGCGCGAGCATGCCAAACCAATCTCTCCGACGCCACCATTTTTTTGTATGCGGCGGACCGTGACCGGTCTCTCATCTAATAGGAACGATCGCCACACACTCCCGCGGCTGACCGATGGCCCCAACTGACCCGCCCGTAATGCGTTACCTCCGGGCCGCCCTCGGCCCGACGGCCGACGGGCCAACCGATGCGGACTTGCTCGGCCGGTTCGTCGCCGACCGGGACGAGGGGGCGTTCGAGCTGCTCGTCTGGCGGCACGCCGGGATGGTGCTGCGGACCTGCCGCGGCGTTCTCCGGGATCACCACGCGGCCGAGGACGTGACCCAGGCCGCGTTCCTGGTCCTCGCCCGCAAGGCCGCCGCGATCGGGCGACGGGAGGCCGTGGTTGGGTGGCTCTACCGCGTCGCCCGGCGGCTCGCGGTTCGGGCGGCGGCCCGTCGCGGGGTACAGCCGGTCAGCCCCGCGGCAGCACTCGATCTCGTACCCGGACCAGCTGCCGGGCCGTCGGACGATGCGGACATCGCGCCCCTCCTGCACGAAGAAGTTGCGCGGCTGCCGGACCGATACCGGCTGCCCGTATTACTCTGCTACTTCGAAGGGCTGTCGCACACGGACGCAGCAACGCGGCTCGGGTGGCCGGTGGGGACCGTGTCGGGTCGGCTGGCGCGGGCCAAGGCCACCCTCCACGACCGCCTGACTCGGCGCGGGGTGGCGGTCTCCGTCGGAGCGGTCGCCGCATTTCTTGCAGGCGACCCGACCGCGGCCGTGTCGGCGTCGTTCGCCGCGGTCACGACGCGGGCCGCGGTCTCGTTCGCCGCGGGTGCGGCGGTCATTCCATCCGTCTCGAATTACACGATCGATTTGGCCAGGGGAGCGATCCGAGCCATGATTGTCACGAAATTCCAGTGGGCGGCCGGCGTGGTCGCCGCGTGCGGGGTGCTGACGTTCGCCGGGGTGTGGGCGTCGGGGCAGGGGCCAGGGCCGGAGGTTCCGAGCGGGCCGTTGGCGCCAAACCCGGCGAGTCCGCTACCGGTGGCAGCGAAAGCGGCAGACGGAAGTGGACCACGCCCCGATCCCGCCGGGCGAACGGCCGATTTCGTGCAGAGGCACCGAAGTCTCAAGAATTTAAGGGCTATTCTCATCGCCATGCACGCTTATCAGGATACGTATGCGCGATTTCCATCGAACTTCGTCGATCATGGGAAACCGCTCCTGAGTTGGCGCGTCCAACTGCTTCCCTATCTCGACTGCAATGATCTGTTCAACATGTTTAAATTGGACGAACCCTGGGATAGCGAACATAACCTCAAGCTACTGCCCAAAATGCCGGACGTGTTCCGCGTCGGGTTCGAGCCTCCGGGAGCGACACACACCTATTATCAGCGGATCGCACTGACTGGCATCGTACCCTCAACGGCCGAAGATACAAATATACTGGGGTCGGGCGGCCCTCCCATGCCCGGCTCTGGTGGACCGGGCCCGATTCTCCCAGCCGCTATAGCCGGCGGTGCTCCGGGTAGCCCCGGCGGGGCGGCTCCAGCAGTACCGGCAGACGGGACGGCCGCGGCTCTTACAACGACGTCGTCCGAACCGTGGTTGCCCAGCAAGCTTTATGACATCCCCGACGGAACCTCCAATACCCTCGGCGTACTCGAAATCGGACCGGCGGTGCCGTGGACGAAACCGGCCGACTACGTTTTCGACGTGAAGAAGAAGACCCGGGAATGGAAGCCACCTTTTGTCAACGTGTTACATGCCGCGGCTTACGACGGCGCGGCCTATACCCTCAAGCCGAACTTGGAGGACGTACTCGTCCGACGCTTGCTCGGTCCGAGCGACGGCGAGATGACCCCGCCGGTGAAGCAACTCCAAGCCCGGTTCGAGGAAAGCGCGGAAGAGAAGAAAGAACTGGTCCGTCTTTTTGAAGAAAATCGAAAGTTGATTGAAGAAATCGAACGGCAACAAGCCGAGCAGATCATGCTCTTCGGGACGGTCAACAAACTCACCAAGGAAATCGAACGCGCCGAAGAGCAACAGCAGGCTCTCAGGCGGGCACTCCAAACGCTTAAGGTCGTCAACAAGAAATGGCGGGACGAAATGGGGCTTTCGTCCGGACAATCGGCTCCGAAGCTTCCACTCAATCGATAAAGCATTCGGAACGGGGCTGTTTCAGTCAACGGCGTGCATTTTCAAGTTACCGATACCCCGATCGCCCCGCGCAGCCGATGGATTTGCTCCGCCATCGGTCGTGGCGCGGTCGGGGTCGGTTTCCCGACTTCACCCGCCACTTTCAGGCTCACGAACGCGGGTCCGGTTCCCGCGAACACGTCCTTCGCACCCGACCGCCAGGCTTCCGCCGTCGCGAACGCAAACACACGCGAGATGCCGGCCGCCCGTGCGAGGCCGGCGAAATCTGTACGGCCCGCGCCGACCACGGGTTGGCCGCCGGTCACTTCGTAAAGGCCGTTGTCGATGAGTACCACCGTCACGGGCACGTCGTGCTGTGCGAGTGTGACGAGACAGCCCAGGTTCATGAGAAGGCCGCCGTCGCCATTGAGAACGACGACACCGAGCCCCGGCTTGGCAAGTGCAAGGCCCAACCCGAGTGGTATGGCTTGGCCCATGCTCGATGGCAGGTAGGCGAAGTCGAGGGGGGTGTCGGACAGCTGGGGCCAGATGGCGACCGAGCCCATTGTCGCGATCACCACGCGATCTTCGCGGTGTGCGGCGACCACTTCCAGGGCTTCGCGGTGGGTCATCATGGTGTTACTCCGCCCACAGGATCGCGGCCGAGCCGCTGCCGGTAGCCAACATTTGTAATGCGAGTTCGCAGTCGGCAGGGGATCGAGTGGTGGGGTCGAACCAGACAGCCGGAATGTCCCACGCCCGGACCAGCG
This is a stretch of genomic DNA from Fimbriiglobus ruber. It encodes these proteins:
- a CDS encoding HU family DNA-binding protein — translated: MTKKEIVKQIAERANLTQLQTKEIVQWTFDAIVETLVTEGRIELRNFGVFEVKRRKPRRARNPRTNEPVEVEAKNVVTFQPGKIMEERVRQMKTSSEPKRKPRKNSRASESDEGEDHEEVVVGAGAPMNGTAGANHTLVDGTTGAPLKPR
- a CDS encoding YifB family Mg chelatase-like AAA ATPase translates to MLAKLKTFGLLGIDAKPVDVEVDTAPGMAKTILVGLPELAVRESVHRIERALANLGYERPKGRTIVNLAPADLKKDAGAFDLPIAMGMLVATRQILPEQANDCAIVGELALDGSVRPVKGCLSVAMAARDHGLKRMIVPAANAREAAVVSELSVYGVTSLSEAVGLLSGQVDLDPIAVTLDDLAGQLNKYDVDFSDVRGQEYAKRALVVAASGSHNVLMIGSPGSGKTMLARRLSTILPPLAPEESLETTRIYSALGHLKPGESLLSTRPFRSPHHTISDAGMVGGGSVPAPGEISLAHHGVLFLDELPEFNRKSLEVLRQPLEEGNVTISRALHSVTFPAQFVLVASMNPCPCGYLGDAKRECKCAPMQIEKYHSRLSGPLLDRIDMHLEVPAVPFEELSGGKDGTSSAVMRDQVLASRKIQAARFGDRGLVVNGRMNSRQIRKFCPLSQEGQGLLKAAMEDLGLSARAHDRILRVARTIADLDSSEVIAPNHVAEAIGYRTLDRKLWMK
- a CDS encoding transposase; this translates as MDSQSVKGTEHAGGNGYDAGKKIQGRKRSIVVDTLGLLMVVAVTAGHVDDAAAAPTVLESLDREAYPRLKVVWADGKYHNHTLNGWKDGHPELGWELVIVRRPDGVKGFTLLPKRWVVERTFGWLGRARRLSRNYERLNSSSESMIRVRPIQLILNRMDPQERYPPFKYRVASK
- a CDS encoding IS5 family transposase: MDVTVRKPYPTDLTDLQWEIIQVVLPAARPGGRPRSVDLREVLNAILYVNRSGCQWSMLPHDFPAKSTVYEYFSQWRDDGTWQELLDVLREGYREVHARATSGPRAPRASTASRSRGPNTRAGTGTTRARKSRAGSGRSWSIRWAC
- a CDS encoding helix-turn-helix domain-containing protein; the protein is MRPQYSFPEPVVQAIADARYRHPDPRVQERMEILWLKTRNVTHSRIAELANVSRSTVQRTLRIYAAKGLDGVRSFGWKGQPSALTPHHGTIEDAFRRHPPHTAHEAARRIEDLTGVRRKASRVRQFLKEDLGMKCLKVAPIPVPPKKTVDEHARTQADFLKDGTGTEVGGSPRR
- a CDS encoding IS630 family transposase → MAEARDGKRTVYFVDASHFVLASFLGWVWCFVRLHVRAASGRQRYNVLGALNAVTHELVTEINTTYITATSVCALLRKIAALGGSLPITLVLDNARYQRCALVEHTAKALGIELLFLPSYSPNLNLIERLWKFVKKEALNSRHHQDFKKFQEAIDHCLADLPTKHREKLATLMTHKFQTWDNVSLLDA
- a CDS encoding sigma-70 family RNA polymerase sigma factor is translated as MAPTDPPVMRYLRAALGPTADGPTDADLLGRFVADRDEGAFELLVWRHAGMVLRTCRGVLRDHHAAEDVTQAAFLVLARKAAAIGRREAVVGWLYRVARRLAVRAAARRGVQPVSPAAALDLVPGPAAGPSDDADIAPLLHEEVARLPDRYRLPVLLCYFEGLSHTDAATRLGWPVGTVSGRLARAKATLHDRLTRRGVAVSVGAVAAFLAGDPTAAVSASFAAVTTRAAVSFAAGAAVIPSVSNYTIDLARGAIRAMIVTKFQWAAGVVAACGVLTFAGVWASGQGPGPEVPSGPLAPNPASPLPVAAKAADGSGPRPDPAGRTADFVQRHRSLKNLRAILIAMHAYQDTYARFPSNFVDHGKPLLSWRVQLLPYLDCNDLFNMFKLDEPWDSEHNLKLLPKMPDVFRVGFEPPGATHTYYQRIALTGIVPSTAEDTNILGSGGPPMPGSGGPGPILPAAIAGGAPGSPGGAAPAVPADGTAAALTTTSSEPWLPSKLYDIPDGTSNTLGVLEIGPAVPWTKPADYVFDVKKKTREWKPPFVNVLHAAAYDGAAYTLKPNLEDVLVRRLLGPSDGEMTPPVKQLQARFEESAEEKKELVRLFEENRKLIEEIERQQAEQIMLFGTVNKLTKEIERAEEQQQALRRALQTLKVVNKKWRDEMGLSSGQSAPKLPLNR
- a CDS encoding thiamine pyrophosphate-dependent enzyme, with the protein product MMTHREALEVVAAHREDRVVIATMGSVAIWPQLSDTPLDFAYLPSSMGQAIPLGLGLALAKPGLGVVVLNGDGGLLMNLGCLVTLAQHDVPVTVVLIDNGLYEVTGGQPVVGAGRTDFAGLARAAGISRVFAFATAEAWRSGAKDVFAGTGPAFVSLKVAGEVGKPTPTAPRPMAEQIHRLRGAIGVSVT